The proteins below come from a single Cannabis sativa cultivar Pink pepper isolate KNU-18-1 chromosome 3, ASM2916894v1, whole genome shotgun sequence genomic window:
- the LOC115709387 gene encoding bidirectional sugar transporter SWEET5: MVNTGVIRTVVGIIGNVISFCLFTSPIPTFVKICKQRAVEDFKPDPYVATLLNCALWSFYGLPVVRPDNILVVTINGTGFFIELAYVAIFLVFSPPSKRKKIIIAVMIETIFFLIIVIITLRVLHTTKERSMLVGMLSIIFNVIMYTSPLTVMRMVIRTKSVKYMPFYLSLANFCNGLIWVIYALLKFDPFILIPNGLGALSGLVQLILYATYYKTTKWDDDDDDNDDDKSTSEVQLSSV, from the exons atggTTAATACAGGAGTCATAAGAACCGTTGTAGGGATTATTG GAAATGTTATATCTTTCTGTTTATTCACCTCCCCAAT ACCAACATTTGTGAAAATTTGCAAACAAAGAGCAGTAGAAGATTTCAAGCCGGATCCCTATGTAGCCACTCTTCTCAATTGTGCATTGTGGTCATTCTATGGCCTTCCAGTCGTCCGGCCAGACAACATTCTTGTCGTCACCATCAACGGCACAGGGTTCTTCATAGAACTCGCCTACGTCGCCATCTTTTTGGTATTTTCTCCTCCCTCCAAGCGC aAAAAGATCATCATTGCTGTAATGATTGAAACTATATTCTTTCTGATTATAGTAATCATCACACTCAGAGTTTTACATACCACCAAGGAACGGTCTATGCTTGTAGGGATGCTTTCTATAATCTTCAATGTCATTATGTATACTTCACCATTGACAGTCAtg CGTATGGTGATTAGGACAAAGAGTGTGAAGTATATGCCATTCTATCTATCACTTGCTAACTTCTGCAATGGACTGATCTGGGTTATCTACGCCCTCCTTAAATTTGACCCCTTTATATTG ATACCAAATGGTTTGGGAGCTTTATCTGGTTTAGTACAGCTGATTCTATATGCTACATAttacaaaacaacaaaatgggatgatgatgatgatgataatgatgatgacAAGTCTACCTCTGAAGTTCAACTCTCAAGTGTTTAG